The following are from one region of the Aspergillus chevalieri M1 DNA, chromosome 1, nearly complete sequence genome:
- a CDS encoding putative DUF221 domain protein (COG:S;~EggNog:ENOG410PH8S;~InterPro:IPR027815,IPR003864;~PFAM:PF02714,PF14703;~TransMembrane:9 (o6-25i257-279o309-328i349-373o400-426i447-467o473-491i512-535o541-558i);~go_component: GO:0016020 - membrane [Evidence IEA]) has product MYVIFAYIFSGLAIYLLLQETNKVIRTRQRYLGSQTSTTDRTIRLSGIPKEMRSEDNIKEFIEGLQIGKVENVTLCRDWRELDGLIDERLSVLRNLERAWTKYLGYKRPSRGNGDVMPLTWQQAGGSSLILDDDNERTQLLPDSARERTTNRKRPTERIWYGPLNLRYRNIDAIDYFEEKLRNLDDTILTARRKKYKPTGLAFVTMESIAASQMVVQAILDPHPMQLFARLAPAPADVVWKNTYVSRARRMMQSWSITIVIAFFTIFWSVLLIPVAYLLELETLHKVFPQLADALARNPLAKSLVQTGLPTLALSLLTVAVPYLYTWLSHHQGMMSGGDIELSVISKNFFFSFFNLFLVFTVFGTASTFYGFWENLRDAFKDATTIAFALARSLESFAPFYINFLALQSLGLFPFRLLEFGSVAMYPINFFYAKTPREYAELTTPPTFSYGFSIPQTIFILIICVVYSVFPSSWLICLFGLVYFTIGKFIYKYQLLYAMDHQQHSTGRAWPMICSRVFVGLMVFQLAVIGVLALSKAVTRSLLLVPLLGGTVWFSYWFSRSYEPLMKFIALKSIDRNRPGGGDISPSPSATFSPPSGLERDALPIRVGGQELGLKLSKYVNPSLILPLHDAWLPGRSAAPDFSGAFAGYEATNGSSESV; this is encoded by the coding sequence ATGTATGTGATTTTCGCATACATCTTCAGCGGGTTGGCAATCTACTTGCTTCTGCAAGAGACGAACAAGGTCATCCGTACCCGTCAAAGGTATCTCGGAAGTCAGACCAGCACCACAGATCGGACGATTCGTCTCTCAGGGATTCCGAAGGAAATGAGATCGGAGGACAATATCAAGGAGTTTATCGAAGGCCTACAAATCGGAAAGGTCGAGAACGTCACCCTGTGTCGTGACTGGCGTGAATTGGATGGCTTGATCGATGAGCGACTTAGCGTACTGCGGAATCTCGAACGGGCGTGGACCAAATATCTGGGATACAAGCGACCAAGCAGAGGTAATGGGGACGTTATGCCCCTGACATGGCAACAGGCAGGTGGCTCCAGCTTGATTTTGGACGACGACAATGAGCGGACCCAACTTCTACCGGACAGTGCTCGAGAACGCACTACTAATAGGAAGCGGCCGACAGAGCGTATCTGGTATGGCCCGCTAAACCTGCGCTACCGCAATATCGATGCGATTGATTACTTTGAAGAAAAGCTGCGAAATCTGGACGATACGATTCTGACTGCCCGTCGCAAGAAGTATAAGCCAACTGGACTGGCATTCGTGACTATGGAGTCTATCGCCGCCTCGCAGATGGTTGTCCAGGCGATTCTCGATCCCCATCCGATGCAACTGTTCGCCAGACTTGCTCCTGCGCCGGCTGATGTCGTGTGGAAGAATACGTATGTGTCGCGTGCGAGACGGATGATGCAGTCGTGGTCCATCACGATAGTCATTGCGTTCTTCACAATCTTCTGGTCGGTGCTTTTGATTCCCGTCGCCTATTTGCTGGAATTGGAGACTCTGCATAAGGTGTTCCCTCAGCTGGCGGATGCTCTTGCTCGGAACCCGTTGGCCAAGTCACTGGTCCAAACTGGTCTCCCTACCTTGGCTTTGTCGCTGTTGACAGTTGCCGTGCCGTATTTGTATACCTGGCTTTCTCATCATCAGGGTATGATGTCCGGTGGAGATATTGAGTTGTCGGTGATCTCGaagaacttcttcttctcgttctTCAACCTTTTCCTCGTTTTCACTGTCTTCGGTACTGCGTCGACTTTCTACGGCTTCTGGGAGAATCTCCGTGATGCGTTCAAGGATGCCACGACCATTGCGTTTGCGTTGGCCAGATCACTGGAATCATTTGCTCCGTTCTACATCAATTTCTTGGCCTTGCAGAGTCTGGGCTTGTTTCCATTCCGGCTTCTCGAATTTGGCAGCGTTGCCATGTATCCAATCAACTTTTTCTATGCCAAAACACCACGGGAGTATGCTGAACTGACGACGCCGCCCACGTTCAGCTATGGGTTTTCCATTCCACAGACAATTTTCATCCTGATCATCTGTGTGGTGTACAGTGTTTTCCCGAGCTCATGGCTCATTTGTCTGTTCGGACTGGTATATTTCACAATCGGCAAGTTCATTTACAAATACCAGCTCCTGTACGCAATGGACCACCAGCAACATTCGACCGGACGCGCCTGGCCCATGATCTGCAGCCGCGTATTCGTGGGCTTGATGGTCTTCCAGCTCGCAGTGATCGGTGTGCTCGCCCTGAGCAAAGCCGTCACTCGCTCGTTGCTCCTCGTGCCCTTGCTCGGCGGAACCGTCTGGTTCTCATACTGGTTCAGCCGGTCCTATGAACCATTGATGAAATTCATCGCTCTGAAAAGCATCGACCGAAACCGCCCAGGAGGCGGAGATATCTCTCCCTCGCCGTCTGCTACTTTCTCGCCCCCGTCGGGTCTTGAGCGTGATGCACTGCCTATTCGTGTCGGTGGACAGGAGTTGGGTTTGAAATTGAGTAAATATGTGAACCCGAGTTTGATTCTGCCGCTGCATGATGCGTGGCTGCCGGGACGGAGTGCGGCGCCGGACTTTTCGGGGGCTTTTGCGGGTTATGAGGCGACGAATGGAAGTAGTGAATCTGTTTGA
- a CDS encoding F-box protein (COG:S;~EggNog:ENOG410PJ7V;~InterPro:IPR001810,IPR036047;~PFAM:PF00646,PF12937;~go_function: GO:0005515 - protein binding [Evidence IEA]) — protein sequence MPSLWPSHPGLSCMPEKGFSWNESTVSDSASDSSEMSNPVDTRAAPEIPPAVAKRLLDFVPTQTHSSLRLTCKSWSRAVDTAKPVSRPAGNIVPPEILLQIFYMLNPRDFDNARRICSQWMRISLDQRLLESMLKRAGWWDAWQRDFQMQRPPASPAEEESLVWRMSKRFSTECLLSGRKLNVEKPGFLTTGVIDFSKLSPQHRSQSARSAQRPSETTDYFSRDVTATSKFNVSTCGNYLLVTSGCMIYVYRLLAKKAGLLESMSLADVSDKDIALVASIPCPDGVVSATIDTSAPKFVIAALLHDRVGMVCDLITPENQEAVDESVRNDRIDASQHYFHDVCSPEDPPRSVSICPGRRCVAFGGGTGIELRWVDELSRQDCRKHFPMTQPSEILHFLPNRADTPEELRLVSSLAGPGVSGCQCHSETQQPCQLHLAADVHSLTSLDPRDKQNLSLVRATHCHHYRAIPINDGLHILFIEPRTGFLCIGSDSPIGGPSNLTRALVCAPPFDHEHPETVPTPTVFAAGSDLSWGLRVVAAYKDRLVLYSVPLDVFNVIRKEREVQSLGVMGDSDLARDWFLDGERSSKRRGSLVPNQNGDWEFLLSVSYRPTAMMWPLKIYGKEIGRMDNVVELALQSSHGGARVWAFGASGETNIIDVDTFTSPAQRPTDVPCKSLSIDEDGSVENAQFVNRSEESGLFSPRSPRAEFLNDFRGQHSTAAQLHHAMAGLNMGHAATQPAIQAAGAASRRRPSYAACIVGFNIPELGAREGRWVENEA from the coding sequence ATGCCGTCCTTGTGGCCCTCGCACCCCGGACTAAGCTGTATGCCTGAGAAAGGTTTCAGCTGGAACGAGTCGACCGTGAGTGATTCGGCATCGGATTCCTCTGAAATGTCGAACCCCGTCGATACTCGCGCAGCACCAGAGATCCCTCCAGCGGTGGCCAAGCGGCTGCTCGATTTCGTTCCAACCCAGACCCATTCTTCGCTACGCTTGACATGTAAGTCATGGTCTCGAGCTGTCGACACGGCGAAACCCGTCTCACGACCTGCTGGAAATATTGTTCCGCCTGAGATTCTGCTGCAGATCTTCTACATGTTGAATCCTCGGGATTTTGACAATGCCCGGCGGATTTGCTCGCAATGGATGCGGATTAGCTTGGATCAGCGTCTACTGGAGAGTATGCTGAAGCGAGCTGGCTGGTGGGATGCATGGCAGCGGGATTTCCAGATGCAGCGTCCACCTGCTTCGCCTGCTGAGGAGGAAAGTTTAGTGTGGAGGATGAGCAAGCGTTTCTCCACGGAGTGTCTGCTGTCCGGCCGGAAGTTGAATGTCGAGAAGCCTGGCTTCTTGACTACTGGTGTTATTGACTTCTCGAAGCTCTCTCCGCAACATCGGTCTCAGAGCGCGCGAAGCGCGCAGCGTCCGTCTGAGACAACCGATTACTTTAGCAGGGATGTTACGGCTACATCGAAGTTCAATGTCAGCACCTGCGGGAACTATTTGTTAGTGACTTCCGGGTGTATGATCTATGTCTACCGCTTGCTCGCCAAGAAGGCTGGCCTGTTGGAGTCGATGTCGTTAGCGGACGTTAGCGATAAGGATATCGCGCTTGTCGCTAGCATTCCTTGTCCGGATGGTGTGGTATCGGCTACCATTGACACGAGCGCACCCAAGTTTGTCATTGCTGCATTGCTGCATGACCGCGTCGGAATGGTCTGCGACCTTATTACGCCTGAGAACCAGGAAGCAGTCGACGAATCTGTACGAAAtgataggattgatgctTCACAACACTATTTTCACGACGTGTGTTCCCCCGAAGATCCCCCGCGCAGCGTATCTATCTGCCCCGGCCGTCGCTGCGTCGCATTCGGCGGCGGAACAGGCATCGAACTGCGCTGGGTCGACGAACTATCCAGGCAAGACTGCCGCAAGCACTTCCCCATGACCCAACCATCCGAGATCCTCCACTTCCTCCCCAATCGTGCAGACACACCTGAAGAGCTCCGCCTCGTCTCCTCCTTAGCCGGCCCCGGCGTATCAGGTTGCCAATGCCACAGCGAAACCCAACAACCCTGCCAACTCCACCTAGCAGCAGATGTCCACTCCCTAACTAGCCTCGACCCCCGAGACAAGCAGAACCTCAGCCTCGTCCGCGCAACGCACTGCCACCACTACCGCGCAATCCCTATAAACGACGGTCTACAcatcctcttcatcgagCCGCGCACGGGATTCCTCTGCATAGGCTCCGACTCGCCTATCGGCGGTCCTTCAAATCTAACCCGCGCCCTCGTCTGCGcacctccatttgatcacGAACACCCCGAAACGGTCCCCACGCCTACCGTCTTCGCAGCAGGCTCAGACCTCTCCTGGGGCCTCCGCGTCGTCGCAGCCTACAAAGACCGTCTAGTCCTCTACTCCGTCCCGCTCGACGTCTTCAACGTCATCCGCAAAGAACGCGAGGTGCAATCGCTAGGTGTAATGGGCGACTCCGACCTCGCGCGCGATTGGTTCCTAGATGGTGAACGATCCTCAAAGCGTCGTGGAAGTCTCGTCCCCAATCAAAACGGTGACTGGGAGTTTCTGCTTAGTGTCAGCTACCGCCCCACAGCAATGATGTGGCCGCTTAAGATCTACGGGAAAGAAATCGGACGGATGGACAACGTCGTCGAACTCGCATTGCAGTCGTCCCACGGCGGTGCGCGCGTATGGGCCTTCGGGGCATCGGGCGAAACCAACATCATCGACGTGGATACCTTCACCTCTCCCGCACAAAGACCAACAGACGTCCCCTGCAAATCCCTCTCCATCGACGAAGACGGCAGCGTCGAGAATGCACAGTTCGTCAATCGATCTGAGGAATCGGGCCTGTTCTCCCCGCGGTCTCCGCGGGCGGAGTTCCTGAATGACTTCCGAGGCCAGCACTCGACTGCTGCGCAGCTGCATCATGCCATGGCGGGTTTGAATATGGGTCATGCAGCGACCCAGCCCGCTATTCAGGCGGCCGGTGCGGCGTCGCGACGGCGCCCGTCGTATGCGGCGTGTATTGTTGGGTTTAATATTCCTGAGCTTGGGGCGAGGGAGGGGCGGTGGGTTGAGAACGAAGCTTGA
- the AMT16 gene encoding 3-deoxy-7-phosphoheptulonate synthase (COG:E;~EggNog:ENOG410PG9I;~InterPro:IPR013785,IPR006219,IPR006218;~PFAM:PF00793;~go_function: GO:0003824 - catalytic activity [Evidence IEA];~go_function: GO:0003849 - 3-deoxy-7-phosphoheptulonate synthase activity [Evidence IEA];~go_process: GO:0009058 - biosynthetic process [Evidence IEA];~go_process: GO:0009073 - aromatic amino acid family biosynthetic process [Evidence IEA]), with amino-acid sequence MSFFIENPNVGNQSHLEDSRIRGYNPLTPPNLLQHEIALTETSRQTVMQGREEAIAVVQGTDTDKHRLLVVIGPCSIHDPAMALEYCDKLLKLKEKYKDELLVVMRSYLEKPRTTVGWKGLINDPDLDNSFKINKGLRTSRQMFVDLTNKGMPIASEMLDTISPQFLADCLSVGAVGARTTESQVHRELASGLSFPVGFKNGTDGTLDVAVDAIGSVKNPHHFLSVTKPGVAAIVGTVGNPDCFVILRGGKKGTNYDAASIQDAKKKLEAKGLPARLMVDCSHGNSEKNHKNQPKVAAVLGEQIAAGETAIMGVMIESNINEGNQKVPPEGKSGLKYGVSITDACIGWEDTESTLEGLAQAVRARRQKLTGN; translated from the exons ATGTCT TTCTTCATTGAGAACCCCAATGTGGGCAACCAGAGCCATCTGGAAGACTCGCGCA TCCGCGGATACAACCCTCTGACTCCCCCCAACCTCCTGCAACATGAGATCGCATTGACAGAGACTTCGCGCCAGACGGTAATGCAAGGCCGTGAGGAGGCCATTGCCGTCGTCCAGGGCACAGACACCGACAAGCACCGtctcctcgtcgtcattgGACCCTGCTCGATCCACGACCCCGCCATGGCCCTCGAATACTGCGACAAGCTTCTGAAGCTGAAGGAGAAATACAAGGATGAGCTCTTGGTTGTGATGCGCTCGTACCTCGAGAAGCCGCGTACCACTGTCGGCTGGAAGGGCCTTATCAACGACCCGGATCTCGACAACAGCTTCAAGATCAACAAGGGTCTGCGCACGTCGCGTCAGATGTTCGTCGACTTGACCAACAAGGGCATGCCCATTGCTAGCGAGATGTTGGATACCATCTCGCCTCAGTTCTTGGCCGACTGTCTGTCCGTTGGTGCTGTTGGTGCTCGCACGACCGAGTCCCAGGTCCACCGTGAATTGGCCTCTGGCCTGTCCTTCCCCGTCGGCTTCAAGAACGGCACGGACGGCACTCTGGACGTCGCTGTCGACGCTATCGGCTCCGTTAAGAACCCCCACCACTTCCTCTCCGTCACCAAGCCCGGTGTCGCCGCCATCGTCGGCACCGTGGGTAACCCTGACTGCTTCGTGATTCTGCGTGGAGGCAAGAAGGGCACCAACTACGACGCTGCGAGCATCCAGGACGCCAAGAAGAAGCTCGAGGCCAAGGGTCTCCCCGCCCGTCTCATGGTCGACTGTAGCCACGGTAACTCGGAGAAAAACCACAAGAACCAGCCCAAGGTCGCTGCTGTTCTTGGCGAGCAGATTGCCGCCGGTGAGACTGCTATCATGGGTGTTATGATCGAGAGCAACATCAACGAGG GCAACCAGAAGGTCCCGCCCGAGGGCAAGTCCGGCCTCAAGTACGGCGTCAGTATCACCGATGCCTGCATCGGCTGGGAAGACACCGAATCGACGCTCGAGGGTCTCGCGCAGGCCGTCCGCGCCCGCAGACAGAAATTGACCGGTAACTAA
- a CDS encoding uncharacterized protein (COG:S;~EggNog:ENOG410Q2H1) has translation MTESSETGSPILQAKDLANYCPRIVSIFCHEKDAALKFFAGDIIRSLRSTGTNERHLWKSRELKYRSIFFECLRKYPNDWIQSFHSYTNEVEHYESREARVSSRNERSGTIKQSSCHLIGSVAIGSQTYSGPAILALSTSDSVIFIFPDSDYIEIPVQYISEPVHHVPKRRRGPSDAASLEFEATGGVLLNGRQLLSKASISIVSDKDLSGLRDVLTDARSKAQKQGRATRRVSSTMVALDTAEEVATKSSQCRDSSSQCFNHEVGSSANKDHGSRGESIAEASNVGSHELRAMSDLTREASKPESSQMAIEDVETLAAALSENEIPTNQEHGDKSPGKKISFAYDARDSPKEHVTSPIAEANPAEHITEPETADAASKRSQPKRSGVPNRRGTQKKQPLRRSPRGRALSNRKDRRAIPNTQESLLFPRMGRPSKKIYTSRSKRAVDWEEDLRPTEDDEEAARVVQNNSQLTSVSSPSPGDTSIFSKRPNSAQKKRKARAAPSLAKGKRSAKKKVASVNRRGRTPRLPLQTKEPNVENGNEGTSTGDEAEKTTNDTNGSTGAGNNAGSRPHNHEDKEDTFGLAAKPDNISFAVRMDQLPSGVQGSRSPLEDTCVKRSAQADATNGAGQGREEAGAGNLHMDSNEQPSTDRVMVSQTSPQQTEFWINQDSRFSPVHDEKALMEGSLPEQGLELPNEYEIQQSESDKLQGIGDFQALFLSQEDEIGRLSVSIRDRAHDTPAETVTDGNRDDAQSEPEERLLARSRKRAATQSTTEENPNKKSQTTFATSGDERLHQLEDAVEPDRTSRQSNIDSSSSASIISAGANGGKVERTDDHPRGAKPHDFAGIESKEKHSR, from the exons ATGACCGAGTCCAGCGAGACAGGCTCACCTATACTTCAGGCAAAAGATTTAGCAAACTACTG CCCTAGGATTGTCTCTATTTTCTGCCATGAGAAAGACGCCGCGTTGAAGTTCTTTGCCGGTGATATAATCCGCAGTCTACGCTCTACGGGCACTAATGAACGGCACCTCTGGAAGTCTCGCGAACTGAAATATAGAAGTATTTTCTTCGAATGCCTGCGGAAATATCCCAATGATTGGATCCAGTCTTTCCATTCTTATACCAACGAGGTGGAGCACTATGAATCAAGGGAGGCAAGAGTAAGTTCGAGGAATGAGAGATCTGGAACCATCAAGCAAAGCTCCTGTCACCTCATTGGTTCCGTCGCAATTGGTTCTCAGACATACTCGGGTCCTGCGATACTTGCGCTGTCCACTTCGGATTCCGTTATATTCATATTTCCCGACAGCGACTACATTGAAATTCCAGTGCAGTATATCTCAGAACCCGTCCATCATGTTCCGAAAAGGAGAAGGGGACCAAGCGACGCCGCGAGCTTGGAGTTTGAAGCGACTGGTGGCGTGCTGCTGAATGGAAGACAGCTGCTCAGCAAAGCCAGCATCTCTATTGTCTCTGATAAAGACTTGAGTGGATTGCGGGACGTGCTTACTGACGCCAGAAGCAAAGCTCAGAAGCAGGGTCGAGCTACCCGGAGGGTCTCGTCAACTATGGTGGCTCTAGACACAGCAGAGGAAGTGGCAACAAAGTCCAGTCAATGTCGCGATAGTTCGTCTCAGTGTTTTAATCACGAGGTGGGCTCATCTGCCAATAAAGACCATGGTTCTCGCGGCGAATCAATCGCGGAAGCGTCAAATGTGGGGTCACATGAGCTGCGTGCTATGTCAGATTTGACCCGAGAGGCATCAAAGCCGGAGAGTTCACAAATGGCGATTGAAGACGTTGAGACATTAGCAGCGGCACTTAGCGAAAATGAGATTCCTACTAATCAAGAGCACGGAGACAAGAGCCCAGGGAAGAAGATTTCCTTCGCATACGATGCTAGGGATTCTCCAAAAGAACATGTCACGAGTCCCATAGCAGAGGCCAATCCAGCGGAGCATATCACGGAACCTGAGACAGCAGATGCAGCATCGAAAAGGTCGCAACCAAAGCGTTCCGGTGTGCCCAATAGACGTGGAACTCAAAAGAAGCAACCTCTCAGGCGCAGTCCAAGGGGAAGGGCGTTGAGCAATAGAAAGGATCGACGAGCAATACCAAACACCCAGGAGTCTCTGTTGTTTCCTCGCATGGGACGTCCCAGCAAGAAAATTTATACTTCTCGCTCCAAGCGTGCAGTCGACTGGGAGGAAGACCTCAGACCAACcgaagatgatgaggaggcaGCGAGAGTAGTGCAAAATAATTCTCAACTGACATCCGTTTCGTCGCCGTCCCCCGGTGATACCAGCATCTTCAGCAAAAGGCCAAACTCAGCACAGAAAAAACGGAAGGCCCGAGCAGCACCATCATTGGCGAAAGGCAAGCGGtcagcaaagaagaaagtgGCAAGCGTCAATAGAAGGGGAAGGACGCCGCGTCTACCTTTGCAGACGAAGGAACCAAATGTTGAGAACGGCAACGAGGGAACATCAACTGGCGACGAGGCCGAGAAGACGACAAATGATACGAATGGAAGTACCGGTGCCGGAAATAACGCAGGTTCTCGACCACATAATCATGAAGACAAAGAGGACACTTTTGGACTGGCAGCCAAACCTGACAATATTTCTTTTGCTGTCAGGATGGATCAGTTGCCATCAGGGGTGCAAGGCAGTAGGAGCCCATTGGAAGATACTTGTGTCAAGCGGAGTGCACAGGCAGACGCTACAAATGGTGCTGGGcagggaagagaagaagccgGTGCAGGTAACCTGCATATGGATTCCAACGAGCAGCCCTCTACAGACAGGGTGATGGTatctcaaacatctccacAGCAGACAGAGTTTTGGATCAATCAGGACTCTCGCTTCTCTCCTGTTCACGATGAGAAAGCTCTTATGGAAGGATCCCTTCCTGAGCAGGGACTCGAGTTGCCCAATGAGTACGAAATCCAGCAGAGTGAATCCGATAAGCTTCAAGGAATTGGTGACTTTCAGGCTCTGTTTCTCTCACAGGAGGATGAGATTGGACGACTTTCTGTGTCGATCAGAGACCGTGCACATGATACTCCGGCGGAGACAGTGACAGACGGAAACAGAGACGATGCCCAGAGTGAACCAGAGGAAAGACTCTTAGCGCGCAGCAGGAAGAGAGCCGCTACCCAGAGTACTACCGAGGAAAACCCAAATAAAAAGTCTCAAACGACCTTTGCTACTTCGGGAGATGAGAGGTTGCACCAGCTAGAAGATGCGGTTGAGCCAGATAGGACGAGCAGACAAAGCAATATTGACAGCAGTTCGAGTGCCTCCATA ATCAGTGCTGGAGCAAATGGGGGGAAAGTTGAGCGAACAGACGACCACCCCAGAGGGGCCAAGCCGCATGATTTTGCCGGCATCGAGTCAAAAGAAAAGCATAGTCGATGA
- a CDS encoding Zn(II)2Cys6 transcription factor (COG:S;~EggNog:ENOG410PJSE;~InterPro:IPR036864,IPR007219,IPR001138;~PFAM:PF00172;~go_function: GO:0000981 - DNA-binding transcription factor activity, RNA polymerase II-specific [Evidence IEA];~go_function: GO:0003677 - DNA binding [Evidence IEA];~go_function: GO:0008270 - zinc ion binding [Evidence IEA];~go_process: GO:0006351 - transcription, DNA-templated [Evidence IEA];~go_process: GO:0006355 - regulation of transcription, DNA-templated [Evidence IEA]) — protein MERLPIKAHQACGPCKKHKRKCDKGLPACGLCARTERTCEYDGTPRPPPSAEEFAALQARMTELEDRLSNTCGSSAFVASPAPTSSSSTTWTDHMRSTTTRFPSALFLDADCYEWAKMKIPRSAATIPMDVLTILNQGNGILEISQFYFNTIHRWMPIISKKRIDLGIPFRDGGPDLAILFLAMKLVTTPPELTGSVYGTIREFFRALEADNVVSLRCLQAMILVALYEYSHSIYPAAWMTVGACSRYADIIRLSPSGQCLSAIGSNTTWTELEERRRIWWAIFILDRVISLGSRRRFSCPEPAEADVLPANDVAWNSGDVSGVLHCAVSIPFSVPQSPFARLCQSAICIGRAMECRRASQQLRTEERTTMVTALTEDLCAFSVVLEENTPSFPDVEEYLSLLAPRCLVWSALFLLLDNYCCPEKLGNEPGYPLSGSAKMPEEQFLQVDATLVVRSISDQAHNAALKIMETLEGCLQAQDQLARVSPFALDALYCAMATFHWVLREAGDEMIKVSLENIMQCLRRLGEGWPLALEYLALEKVYANATADETSIDMSA, from the exons ATGGAAAGACTTCCTATCAAGGCTCATCAGGCTTGTGGCCCTTGCAAGAAACACAAACGCAAGTGCGACAAAGGCTTGCCAGCGTGTGGTCTCTGTGCCCGGACTGAGCGCACTTGCGAGTATGATGGGACCCCTAGGCCACCTCCCTCTGCGGAAGAGTTCGCAGCCCTGCAAGCCAGAATGACGGAACTCGAAGATCGCCTGAGTAATACTTGCGGAAGTTCTGCTTTCGTTGCCAGCCCCGCTCCGACCTCCAGCAGctcaacaacatggaccgACCACATGCgcagcaccaccacccgATTTCCGTCCGCCCTGTTCCTAGATGCTGACTGCTACGAGTGGGCCAAAATGAAGATACCGAGATCAGCAGCTACGATTCCAATG GACGTTCTCACGATCCTCAACCAAGGGAATGGGATCCTGGAGATTTCTCAATTTTATTTCAATACGATCCATCGCTGGATGCCCATTATCTCCAAGAAGCGAATAGATCTTGGCATCCCGTTTCGAGATGGCGGGCCGGATCTGGCTATATTGTTTCTTGCGATGAAGCTGGTAACCACACCTCCTGAGCTGACAGGAAGCGTGTACGGGACTATTCGAGAATTCTTTCGGGCTCTTGAAGCAGATAACGTGGTATCGCTACGCTGTCTCCAGGCTATGATTCTGGTCGCTCTCTACGAATACAGCCACTCCATCTACCCCGCTGCATGGATGACGGTTGGGGCCTGCTCACGGTATGCGGATATCATTCGGCTCTCGCCTTCTGGACAGTGCTTGAGCGCCATAGGGAGTAAT ACTACGTGGACTGAGTTGGAAGAGCGACGACGTATCTGGTGGGCTATCTTTATTCTTGACCGAGTAATATCACTCGGCAGCAGGCGGAGATTCTCCTGCCCAGAACCGGCAGAAGCCGACGTCCTGCCAGCGAATGATGTTGCATGG AATTCAGGTGACGTGTCCGGGGTCTTACATTGTGCTGTTTCAATTCCCTTTTCAGTCCCGCAGTCGCCCTTTGCCCGTCTATGTCAGTCCGCCATATGCATCGGTCGAGCAATGGAATGCAGGCGTGCTTCCCAACAGCTCCGCACGGAGGAGAGAACTACAATGGTCACCGCCCTCACCGAGGATTTATGTGCCTTTAGTGTTGTACTCGAGGAAAATACACCATCCTTTCCGGATGTAGAAGAATATCTAAGTCTTCTTGCCCCTCGCTGCCTCGTCTGGTCTGCCCTGTTCTTGCTTCTCGACAACTACTGTTGCCCGGAAAAATTAGGCAACGAGCCAGGTTATCCACTCTCAGGAAGTGCCAAAATGCCAGAAGAACAGTTTTTACAAGTCGATGCAACACTTGTCGTGCGAAGTATAAGCGATCAAGCGCACAATGCGGCCTTGAAAATTATGGAGACACTGGAGGGTTGTCTACAGGCTCAGGATCAGTTGGCCAGAGTTAGCCCTTTTGCGCTCGACGCGCTGTACTGCGCGATGGCGACATTTCATTGGGTGCTTCGGGAAGCCGGCGATGAGATGATCAAAGTCAGCCTTGAGAACATTATGCAGTGCTTGCGAAGGTTAGGTGAAGGGTGGCCGTTAGCTCTAGAGTATCTTGCCCTTGAGAAGGTGTATGCTAATGCTACAGCGGACGAGACATCTATAGACATGTCTGCATAG